Proteins from a single region of Desulfovibrio inopinatus DSM 10711:
- a CDS encoding SDR family oxidoreductase, whose product MTTYDTLKKTLQESPRTWLVTGAAGFIGSNLVETLLRLNQTVVGFDNFSNGYRENLVEVQGLVGPEAWSRFTMVEADLLDMDAVRKAVSGVDYVLHQAALGSVPRSINNPIATHHANVTGTLNMLVAIKDAGTVKRFVYAGSSSTYGDHPFLPKIEERIGMPLSPYAATKAFVEVYAKVFSKTYGIKTIGLRYFNVFGRRQQPGNPYAAVIPLWFNGLLTNTPCFINGDGQTSRDFCYIDNTVQANLLAATTEREEAQNTVYNIAYGRRVTLNKLFEAIRQVVIPFNADAATAEPEFRSFRPGDVRHSLADITRAQRLLGYEPQFDVSAGLAEAAAWYVQNAQKEV is encoded by the coding sequence ATGACCACGTACGATACCCTTAAAAAGACTTTGCAAGAGTCTCCACGAACCTGGCTCGTTACGGGCGCTGCCGGTTTTATCGGCTCCAACCTTGTGGAGACATTGCTTCGTCTCAATCAAACCGTTGTCGGCTTCGACAATTTTTCCAATGGATACCGTGAGAACCTGGTTGAAGTGCAAGGTCTTGTCGGACCAGAAGCCTGGTCTCGTTTCACCATGGTGGAAGCGGATCTGCTCGACATGGACGCTGTCCGCAAAGCTGTTTCCGGCGTCGATTATGTGCTGCATCAGGCTGCTCTTGGTTCGGTGCCGCGCAGTATAAATAATCCCATTGCCACACACCACGCCAATGTGACAGGAACGCTGAACATGCTTGTGGCGATAAAAGATGCAGGGACCGTCAAGCGTTTTGTCTATGCTGGTTCAAGCTCGACATACGGTGATCATCCATTTCTTCCCAAAATTGAAGAGCGTATTGGAATGCCGCTGTCCCCATATGCGGCAACCAAGGCGTTTGTGGAAGTCTACGCTAAAGTTTTTTCCAAAACTTACGGGATAAAAACCATTGGTTTGCGGTACTTCAATGTCTTCGGTCGCCGTCAACAACCGGGAAATCCGTATGCGGCCGTCATCCCGCTGTGGTTCAATGGCTTACTGACAAACACACCATGTTTTATCAACGGCGATGGGCAAACAAGTCGAGATTTCTGCTATATTGATAACACCGTTCAAGCGAATCTTCTCGCGGCAACTACTGAACGTGAAGAAGCACAGAATACGGTATATAATATTGCCTACGGTCGTCGGGTTACGTTGAATAAGCTTTTTGAGGCTATTCGTCAGGTCGTCATTCCTTTCAATGCTGACGCCGCTACAGCAGAACCCGAATTTCGCTCTTTCCGGCCGGGGGATGTGCGCCATTCCCTTGCTGACATTACCCGCGCACAACGTTTGCTTGGGTATGAGCCCCAATTCGATGTCTCTGCCGGTTTAGCCGAAGCCGCTGCATGGTATGTGCAAAACGCGCAAAAGGAAGTGTGA
- a CDS encoding methyl-accepting chemotaxis protein produces MKNMKLAVKIGIGFGVLIAITCVLGGMAIFSMKSVETQSIMLDEEYIPEVLIANDLERSSQDTMLAMRSYALSDEQMYYDAAMSDLEQVKNFLVEAKSHADQYASLVKLKSGTESAQKNVAEYESLSKQTREVNQQIDTNRETLDTAAIKYAKNASDFLKAQNEVMRQEIEEFAGVEKLKSRLQKITWVNEIINIGNDTRIRNFKAQVMRDMTFINNALTNFDTIILLLEKLRAVTVKDVNLKQIAAIQEASENYKSAMLELQRNWKERTELGQKRNQAADAVLSSAQEIAQAGLKQTTVIANETAKNLAQASFVLIVGLAVAIVLGIIIGIFLTRSITKPIIQGVNFAKAMSKGDFTNRLEIDQKDEVGELARALNEMIARLRDVVGEVQTASDNVATGSEELSASAQGLSQGATEQAASVEEISSSMEEMTANIRQSADNATQTESIAIQAARDAEEGGKAVMATVDAMKQIAEKISIIEEIARQTNLLALNAAIEAARAGEHGKGFAVVAAEVRKLAERSGSAAGEISELSSSSVEIAEKAGDMLGKIVPDIKRTAELVQEIAAASKEQDAGAGQINKAIQQLDQVVQQNASSSEEMASTSEELSSQAELLMHTMEFFRISPSGQSAQQNVQRTVKVKSAPQKAGRLLPGADDGSGKSTASHDGVMLAMDDDEGFERF; encoded by the coding sequence ATGAAGAACATGAAGCTGGCAGTAAAAATCGGAATCGGGTTTGGCGTTTTAATCGCCATTACCTGCGTGCTGGGGGGGATGGCTATCTTCAGCATGAAATCGGTTGAAACCCAGTCGATCATGCTCGATGAAGAATACATTCCGGAAGTTCTCATTGCCAACGACCTGGAACGTTCTTCCCAGGACACGATGCTGGCCATGCGATCATATGCATTAAGCGATGAGCAAATGTATTACGATGCAGCAATGTCGGATTTAGAGCAGGTAAAAAATTTCCTCGTTGAAGCCAAAAGCCATGCGGACCAATACGCAAGTCTCGTAAAACTGAAATCAGGAACTGAATCGGCTCAAAAAAATGTTGCCGAGTATGAGTCGCTTTCAAAACAAACGCGTGAAGTCAATCAACAAATAGACACTAACCGAGAGACTCTTGATACAGCGGCTATCAAGTACGCAAAGAATGCTTCTGATTTCCTGAAGGCGCAAAACGAAGTTATGCGCCAAGAAATCGAAGAATTTGCCGGTGTAGAAAAACTGAAATCTCGTCTACAAAAAATTACCTGGGTGAATGAGATCATCAATATAGGTAATGATACGCGCATCCGAAACTTCAAAGCGCAGGTCATGCGCGACATGACATTTATCAATAATGCTCTCACGAATTTTGACACGATAATCCTGCTTCTCGAAAAATTACGGGCTGTTACCGTGAAAGATGTAAATCTAAAGCAAATCGCAGCCATCCAAGAAGCGAGTGAAAATTACAAAAGCGCGATGCTTGAATTGCAGCGAAACTGGAAAGAGCGCACCGAACTTGGCCAAAAACGAAATCAAGCCGCGGACGCCGTATTGTCTTCAGCTCAGGAGATCGCTCAAGCCGGTCTTAAACAGACAACCGTCATCGCCAATGAAACAGCCAAGAACCTGGCTCAAGCTTCGTTTGTTCTTATCGTCGGTCTTGCCGTGGCAATAGTCTTAGGCATCATCATTGGCATCTTCCTCACGCGCTCCATTACAAAACCCATTATCCAAGGAGTCAACTTCGCCAAAGCCATGTCCAAAGGCGACTTCACCAATCGCCTTGAGATAGACCAAAAAGATGAGGTGGGTGAACTTGCCCGTGCGTTGAACGAAATGATTGCTCGATTGAGAGATGTTGTCGGTGAAGTGCAGACGGCTTCGGACAATGTCGCCACGGGAAGTGAAGAATTGAGCGCATCGGCCCAGGGATTGTCTCAAGGCGCCACAGAACAGGCAGCCAGCGTGGAAGAAATCTCATCGTCCATGGAAGAGATGACGGCAAATATCCGACAAAGTGCTGATAATGCCACTCAGACCGAATCCATTGCCATTCAGGCTGCGCGCGATGCTGAAGAAGGCGGAAAAGCCGTTATGGCAACAGTGGATGCCATGAAACAAATTGCCGAAAAAATTTCCATCATCGAAGAAATCGCTCGTCAAACCAATTTGTTGGCGCTGAACGCGGCCATCGAAGCAGCTCGTGCCGGTGAGCATGGCAAAGGATTCGCCGTTGTTGCCGCCGAAGTTCGTAAGCTGGCGGAACGCAGTGGATCGGCAGCTGGCGAAATTAGCGAACTGTCCTCATCCAGTGTCGAGATTGCCGAAAAAGCCGGGGATATGCTCGGCAAGATCGTGCCCGACATCAAACGAACGGCGGAACTTGTTCAAGAGATAGCCGCCGCCAGCAAAGAACAAGATGCGGGTGCCGGACAAATCAACAAGGCAATTCAACAGCTTGATCAGGTCGTCCAGCAAAACGCCTCCAGTTCAGAAGAAATGGCGTCAACAAGCGAAGAATTGTCGAGCCAGGCAGAACTGCTGATGCACACCATGGAATTTTTCCGGATTTCGCCGAGTGGACAGTCGGCTCAACAAAACGTACAGCGTACAGTCAAGGTGAAATCTGCGCCGCAAAAAGCCGGTCGCTTGCTCCCAGGAGCCGACGATGGTTCGGGAAAATCCACAGCCTCTCATGACGGCGTCATGCTGGCCATGGATGACGATGAAGGATTTGAACGCTTTTAA
- a CDS encoding response regulator transcription factor, with protein sequence MKTIFIVDDDRLVRDSLRRGLSVYGYNVQTFEKGSQALRMLAIQPAHLLISDVFMPDMDGLEVLLAAKKQQVDLKLVVVSGGAVRSPLSRDDALTLARTLGADAVMKKPVALDELVTNVRSLIGD encoded by the coding sequence GTGAAAACTATTTTTATTGTCGATGATGATCGCTTGGTACGAGATAGTTTACGGCGCGGCTTAAGCGTGTACGGCTACAATGTACAGACCTTTGAAAAAGGATCCCAGGCTCTCAGGATGCTGGCAATTCAACCGGCTCATCTGCTTATTAGCGATGTGTTTATGCCTGATATGGATGGCCTGGAAGTGCTCCTCGCTGCCAAAAAACAGCAGGTCGATCTCAAACTTGTCGTTGTTTCGGGTGGAGCTGTGCGTTCTCCCTTGTCTCGTGACGATGCTCTTACCTTGGCCCGAACACTTGGTGCCGATGCTGTGATGAAAAAACCTGTAGCGCTCGACGAACTTGTCACCAATGTTCGCAGTTTGATTGGCGACTGA
- a CDS encoding EF-hand domain-containing protein — translation MKKLLSTLFVLALVVTSSFALASSDADFDALDTNKDGKVSKDEFIVWYPVQQFVKADQDGDGYVVVTEWVAVKEDMKQFKKNNQ, via the coding sequence ATGAAAAAACTTTTATCCACGCTGTTCGTTCTTGCCCTCGTCGTCACGAGCTCTTTCGCGCTCGCCTCTTCGGATGCAGATTTTGATGCATTGGACACAAACAAAGACGGCAAAGTTTCGAAAGATGAATTCATTGTCTGGTACCCTGTGCAGCAATTCGTCAAGGCCGACCAAGATGGTGATGGCTATGTTGTTGTGACAGAATGGGTGGCGGTGAAAGAAGACATGAAGCAATTCAAGAAAAACAATCAATAA
- a CDS encoding 2-amino-3,7-dideoxy-D-threo-hept-6-ulosonate synthase, with translation MQIGKAIRRERIFNRDTNRTIIVPLDHGVSVGPIFGLTDMKKTVGNIVEGGANAVLMHKGLVRCGHRTQGKDIGLIVHLSASTNLSPFPGAKTLVCTVEEAITLGADAVSLHINLGDEAEASMLGHLGEVSKAASSWGIPILAMIYGRGPKIANEFDPEIVAHCARVGVELGADVVKVPYTGEPESFSKVVDGSCIPVVIAGGPKTPDTRSFLKMVEESVQAGGAGLSVGRNIFQHKDPKTLLKALNLIVHGEYSTDDAIAQVGDL, from the coding sequence ATGCAAATCGGAAAAGCCATTCGTCGTGAACGCATTTTCAACCGTGACACAAACCGCACTATTATTGTTCCCTTAGACCATGGTGTCAGTGTTGGCCCTATTTTTGGCCTGACTGATATGAAAAAAACCGTAGGAAACATCGTTGAAGGTGGCGCGAATGCCGTCCTCATGCATAAAGGATTGGTTCGCTGCGGACACCGAACGCAAGGCAAAGATATTGGCCTGATCGTTCATTTGTCGGCCAGCACAAACCTGTCGCCATTCCCTGGAGCCAAAACCCTGGTCTGCACGGTCGAAGAAGCCATTACGCTGGGAGCAGACGCCGTGTCGTTACATATCAACCTGGGCGATGAGGCAGAGGCTTCCATGCTCGGTCATCTTGGTGAGGTCAGCAAGGCGGCTTCGTCGTGGGGGATTCCGATTCTGGCCATGATATACGGTCGAGGCCCCAAAATCGCGAATGAATTCGACCCGGAAATTGTTGCACATTGTGCACGCGTTGGCGTGGAACTCGGTGCTGACGTGGTCAAAGTACCGTACACCGGCGAGCCGGAATCATTTAGCAAAGTCGTAGACGGAAGCTGCATCCCTGTTGTTATTGCTGGAGGTCCTAAAACCCCGGATACGCGCAGCTTTCTCAAAATGGTTGAGGAATCCGTTCAAGCCGGTGGAGCAGGGCTTTCTGTTGGACGAAACATTTTTCAACATAAAGACCCGAAAACCTTATTGAAAGCACTGAACCTCATTGTTCATGGAGAGTACAGCACTGACGACGCCATCGCTCAGGTGGGAGATCTGTAG
- a CDS encoding HAMP domain-containing methyl-accepting chemotaxis protein: MAKLTLAKKLILGFGLITLFMITTAVVGIFSIQNAGDNFSTYQHLASTYDLSSRMQADMLMVRMNVKDFILKGKEESFKRYKEYLSSLDTLLEQAKNNITAPESALKIEKSINNIQTYRDYFSRIVELQRKYTALFDGILAKQGPVLHQTMSSVMQESYNLGNTELTYLAGSALEQLLLVRFHVVMFLSANTQANVDSVKKELATFKTIISQLNVATTSPIIKQTAAKVLQIFSEYDTAFDQLVQVIFTRNDIIDNTLEVLGPQFASDLEAVKASLQHEQNILGPEVARKNSQALTLIIVISVAAIVIAVLAALIIIRSVLAQLGRDPAIIADITRQVAQGDLDISFENSGMRGVYADMHNMVSRLCNVVTEVSTASENVAAGAEELSSSSVSLSQGATEQAASVEEVSSSMEEMTSGIKQNAENANVTESMALKTAKDAKEGGEAVNATVEAMKQIAEKITIIEEIARQTNLLALNAAIEAARAGEHGKGFAVVAAEVRKLAERSGTAAGEISELSSTSVSIAEKAGRMLAQIVPDITRTADLVQEITAASNEQSAGASQITKALHQFDQVVQQNAAAAEEMSSTSEELSSQAQQLIQIMQFFKINNYHGHTQNHNPQKVVKVVKKTSPQRPIPTQRRFEIDTHPLDTDFEQF, from the coding sequence ATGGCAAAGCTCACGTTAGCTAAGAAGCTAATTCTTGGTTTCGGTCTCATTACCCTGTTCATGATCACCACGGCCGTCGTTGGAATCTTTTCCATTCAAAATGCCGGTGACAACTTTAGCACCTATCAACACCTGGCGTCGACCTACGATTTGTCCAGTCGTATGCAAGCTGACATGCTCATGGTACGAATGAACGTCAAGGATTTCATCTTGAAAGGGAAAGAAGAATCCTTCAAGAGGTACAAGGAATATCTTAGCAGCCTTGATACACTCCTTGAACAGGCAAAAAACAACATCACTGCTCCTGAAAGTGCATTAAAAATAGAAAAATCAATCAATAATATACAAACATACCGTGATTATTTTTCTCGCATTGTTGAACTTCAACGAAAGTATACAGCACTTTTTGATGGAATTCTTGCAAAACAAGGTCCTGTTCTCCATCAGACGATGTCCTCTGTTATGCAGGAAAGTTATAACTTAGGAAATACAGAACTCACCTATTTGGCTGGATCGGCACTGGAGCAGTTGCTTCTTGTACGTTTTCATGTCGTTATGTTCCTCTCAGCCAACACACAAGCGAATGTGGATTCCGTAAAAAAAGAACTTGCCACATTTAAAACAATTATTAGCCAGCTTAACGTCGCAACGACATCTCCCATTATCAAGCAAACAGCTGCGAAAGTATTGCAGATCTTTTCCGAATACGACACGGCCTTCGACCAACTCGTCCAAGTCATCTTCACTCGAAATGATATCATCGACAACACACTGGAAGTCCTCGGCCCTCAATTTGCGTCTGATCTGGAAGCGGTGAAGGCATCGCTCCAGCATGAACAGAATATCCTGGGCCCCGAGGTCGCTCGCAAAAACAGCCAAGCCCTCACGTTGATTATTGTCATCAGTGTCGCTGCTATTGTTATTGCCGTTTTAGCTGCGTTGATAATTATTCGCAGTGTGCTTGCACAGCTTGGTCGGGATCCAGCAATCATTGCGGATATTACTCGACAAGTCGCTCAAGGTGATCTTGATATCTCCTTTGAGAATTCTGGCATGCGTGGTGTCTACGCCGATATGCACAACATGGTTTCCCGACTCTGCAATGTGGTAACAGAAGTTTCGACAGCTTCGGAAAACGTGGCTGCTGGAGCTGAAGAACTCTCGTCGTCCAGTGTTTCATTGTCTCAAGGGGCAACAGAACAGGCGGCCAGCGTCGAAGAAGTTTCCTCATCAATGGAAGAAATGACGTCTGGCATTAAACAAAATGCCGAAAATGCCAACGTGACCGAATCGATGGCACTCAAAACGGCAAAGGACGCCAAAGAGGGAGGCGAAGCCGTCAATGCAACTGTCGAGGCGATGAAACAGATTGCAGAGAAAATAACGATTATCGAAGAAATCGCCCGACAGACCAACCTTCTTGCCTTGAATGCAGCAATTGAGGCCGCACGCGCTGGTGAACACGGCAAAGGATTTGCCGTTGTTGCCGCCGAAGTCCGAAAATTGGCCGAACGAAGCGGTACAGCGGCCGGCGAAATTAGCGAACTCTCGTCAACCAGTGTCAGCATCGCCGAAAAGGCTGGACGGATGCTTGCGCAGATCGTCCCTGATATTACGCGAACGGCGGATCTTGTGCAGGAAATTACCGCGGCAAGCAACGAGCAAAGCGCTGGTGCAAGCCAGATAACGAAAGCCCTCCATCAGTTTGACCAAGTGGTACAACAAAACGCAGCCGCCGCAGAAGAAATGTCTTCCACCAGTGAAGAATTATCAAGCCAAGCGCAACAACTGATTCAAATCATGCAATTTTTCAAAATCAATAATTACCATGGGCACACACAGAACCATAACCCGCAAAAAGTCGTCAAAGTGGTGAAAAAGACATCACCACAACGACCAATTCCAACACAACGACGTTTCGAAATCGACACGCACCCATTGGATACAGATTTCGAACAATTTTAG
- a CDS encoding aspartate carbamoyltransferase catalytic subunit, giving the protein MNWSHKDLLDVSQLSREDVDMIIATGREFAKVNARLVKKVPTLKGRSVILFFAEPSTRTKTSFDMAGKRLSADTFSLSKSGSSLQKGESLKDTVLTLQAMNPDAVVIRHQSSGAAAFVANHLECSVINAGDGWHAHPTQALLDAFTLANCWQGAFAGKTLLILGDIAHSRVARSNIHLLTMLGVNVRLCAPKTLLPPTVKTFGVEVYSDLNEAVRGVDAIMCLRLQLERQKAGLLPDLREYARLFCLTRRHLAVASDNVVVLHPGPVNRGLEIASDVTDASDSLILDQVASGVAVRMALLHLYITRKD; this is encoded by the coding sequence ATGAACTGGTCCCACAAGGATCTGTTGGACGTGTCCCAATTGTCACGCGAAGATGTTGATATGATCATCGCGACCGGACGCGAATTTGCTAAGGTCAACGCCCGCCTCGTCAAGAAAGTGCCGACATTGAAAGGGCGCAGCGTTATTCTTTTTTTTGCTGAACCAAGCACCCGCACAAAGACAAGTTTCGATATGGCGGGAAAACGATTATCTGCCGACACCTTTTCCCTTTCTAAGAGTGGAAGCTCCTTGCAAAAAGGAGAGTCCCTCAAAGATACGGTGCTTACCTTGCAGGCGATGAACCCCGATGCCGTGGTGATTCGGCACCAATCAAGCGGTGCTGCTGCCTTTGTGGCCAATCATTTGGAATGTTCCGTCATCAATGCCGGGGATGGTTGGCACGCCCATCCCACACAAGCTTTGCTCGATGCATTCACACTCGCCAATTGCTGGCAGGGAGCTTTCGCCGGAAAAACACTCCTCATTTTGGGAGATATTGCGCATTCTCGAGTAGCTCGGTCGAATATTCACCTGCTTACTATGCTTGGGGTGAATGTGCGATTATGCGCGCCGAAGACCCTTTTGCCTCCGACCGTGAAAACGTTTGGGGTCGAGGTGTACAGCGATCTCAATGAAGCGGTGCGCGGCGTGGATGCTATTATGTGTTTGCGTTTGCAGCTTGAACGGCAAAAAGCCGGACTTCTGCCCGATTTACGTGAATATGCCCGGCTGTTCTGTCTGACTCGTCGACACTTGGCCGTTGCCTCGGATAATGTGGTTGTCCTGCACCCGGGACCAGTGAACCGAGGATTGGAGATCGCTTCAGACGTCACCGACGCGTCAGATTCGCTCATTCTTGATCAGGTGGCGTCGGGTGTTGCCGTGCGAATGGCACTGCTGCATCTCTATATCACCCGCAAGGATTAG
- a CDS encoding dihydroorotase, which translates to MTQRVFRGARFAIEDGRPVDLVVEDGQVADVLDYDSHRVFEGAERVIDATGQTLLPGLTDAHAHLREPGFEWKEDIASGLAAAARGGFSNVMCMANTDPVNDRGAVTTMMLAKARTVRPLGPRLFPIGALTVGLKGAELAPMAELAAAGCVAFSNDGLPVADTELFRHALEYASDLEKIVIDHCEDPYMAPAAGMNEGEVAARLGLRGQPTASEALQAARDILLAEFLDVPVHLAHVSCRQTVELLAAAKKRGVRVTAETCPHYLLFTEEAVQGYDTAAKVNPPLRTRDDQQCLLEAVRSGVVDILATDHAPHAAHEKEHPFDEAPCGISGLDTALSATWMLVQDNKLTPDDLVRLWSHGPASIFGLPQNRFLPGDPADFILFDTSAQWSPTVATMASKGKNTPLYGRTLPGLVRGHYIGGEKVYEG; encoded by the coding sequence ATGACGCAACGCGTATTCCGAGGAGCTCGGTTTGCGATTGAGGATGGACGCCCCGTCGATTTGGTTGTTGAAGACGGGCAAGTTGCCGATGTCCTTGATTATGATTCTCATCGGGTTTTTGAAGGGGCGGAGAGGGTGATAGACGCCACCGGCCAGACTCTGCTTCCCGGTCTGACGGATGCGCATGCCCATTTGCGCGAGCCTGGATTTGAATGGAAGGAAGATATTGCATCCGGGTTGGCTGCGGCTGCTCGTGGTGGATTTTCCAATGTCATGTGTATGGCCAATACCGATCCGGTCAACGACCGTGGCGCGGTCACGACTATGATGTTGGCCAAAGCGCGAACCGTGCGTCCTTTGGGCCCCCGTCTTTTTCCGATTGGTGCTTTGACTGTCGGATTGAAGGGAGCGGAATTGGCTCCTATGGCAGAGCTGGCCGCGGCTGGTTGTGTTGCCTTTTCAAACGACGGTCTGCCGGTAGCGGATACGGAACTGTTTCGACATGCATTGGAATACGCTTCGGATCTCGAAAAAATCGTCATTGACCATTGCGAAGATCCGTATATGGCCCCTGCCGCTGGAATGAACGAAGGTGAAGTTGCTGCACGGCTTGGTTTACGCGGACAACCAACGGCTTCTGAGGCGTTACAGGCCGCTCGTGATATCCTCTTGGCCGAATTTCTCGATGTTCCGGTTCACCTCGCGCATGTGTCCTGCCGTCAAACCGTGGAGCTTCTCGCTGCAGCCAAGAAGCGGGGTGTACGTGTCACGGCAGAGACCTGCCCCCATTACTTGCTTTTCACCGAAGAGGCTGTTCAGGGATACGACACTGCAGCCAAAGTTAACCCTCCTCTTCGCACACGGGACGATCAGCAGTGTCTTCTTGAAGCCGTGCGATCCGGTGTTGTCGATATTTTGGCCACGGACCATGCCCCGCATGCCGCCCATGAAAAAGAGCATCCGTTTGACGAAGCGCCGTGTGGCATTTCGGGATTGGATACGGCATTGTCGGCCACCTGGATGCTTGTCCAGGATAACAAACTGACGCCGGACGATCTCGTCCGTTTATGGAGTCACGGGCCGGCCAGTATTTTCGGGTTGCCGCAAAACCGGTTTTTACCTGGAGATCCGGCCGACTTTATTTTGTTCGATACTTCTGCCCAATGGTCGCCAACTGTTGCAACCATGGCATCCAAAGGAAAAAATACGCCGCTTTACGGTCGTACCTTGCCCGGCCTTGTCCGCGGCCATTACATTGGCGGTGAAAAAGTGTACGAAGGCTAA
- a CDS encoding HD domain-containing protein, whose amino-acid sequence MAEPFQDAVALCKTIMRNGFDAYVVNANLQNDFLDLDSIEIDIASDADHTELKKLFPNIAEGAADGVWAVLREADTTYRFYPSDTEDASHPEECVAKVTPRLLRRLGEEGDIPLGLACPFLPRSEDAQDGFVDFSQGEVKFLGIPDQTLKENYLRGVRALRFSANYGLPIEANTWIAIMRGARRILDYVSVTDIMDEWRKVEAENMHAFVGLLYDSMILHGLIPEIAAMARIKHLKVESEEETVFDHTLAVMERYPEELPYDWFGVLACLFHDVGKLHTAEFFDGRWTFYQHHRVGAKVTRKILKRLGFAPEDVDLVCHLVRNHMRLHFMLTERGIRRFAALDEYPRLIEMTRADIKARGGSFREFNHNMKMLERLDTGVAMGDPILNGTVIMQLTGLKPGPGVGIIREALMTAQIQGDVSSEEEAMEFVREYYKKEKLG is encoded by the coding sequence ATGGCGGAACCGTTCCAAGACGCCGTCGCTCTGTGCAAAACCATCATGCGCAATGGCTTCGATGCCTATGTCGTCAATGCGAATCTGCAAAATGACTTTCTGGATTTGGATTCGATCGAAATCGATATTGCTTCGGATGCCGATCATACCGAACTGAAAAAGCTCTTCCCGAATATTGCTGAAGGCGCAGCAGACGGAGTTTGGGCGGTCTTGCGCGAGGCCGACACCACGTACCGGTTCTATCCCTCGGATACGGAAGATGCATCACATCCCGAAGAATGTGTCGCCAAGGTCACGCCGCGATTGTTGCGTCGACTCGGTGAAGAAGGCGATATCCCGCTCGGGCTTGCCTGTCCGTTTTTGCCGCGCTCCGAGGATGCGCAGGATGGGTTTGTCGATTTCAGCCAGGGAGAAGTGAAATTCCTGGGGATTCCTGATCAAACGCTCAAAGAAAATTACCTGCGCGGAGTTCGTGCTCTGCGTTTTTCAGCCAACTATGGTTTGCCCATTGAAGCAAACACGTGGATAGCCATTATGCGGGGCGCGAGACGTATTCTCGATTATGTCTCCGTCACGGATATCATGGATGAATGGCGCAAAGTCGAAGCTGAAAACATGCATGCGTTTGTCGGTCTGTTGTATGACTCCATGATTCTGCATGGACTTATTCCTGAGATCGCCGCGATGGCTCGTATTAAGCATCTCAAAGTCGAGAGCGAGGAAGAAACGGTTTTCGACCATACGCTGGCTGTTATGGAACGTTATCCGGAAGAACTGCCCTATGACTGGTTCGGTGTGCTGGCATGCCTGTTCCATGATGTGGGCAAACTTCATACGGCTGAATTTTTTGATGGCCGCTGGACATTTTATCAGCATCACCGAGTCGGTGCCAAAGTGACCCGAAAGATTCTCAAACGACTCGGTTTTGCTCCAGAAGATGTGGATTTGGTCTGTCATTTGGTACGCAATCACATGCGATTGCATTTCATGCTGACCGAACGCGGCATTCGTCGATTTGCGGCGTTGGATGAATATCCACGACTGATCGAAATGACACGAGCCGACATTAAAGCCCGTGGTGGAAGCTTTCGCGAGTTCAACCACAATATGAAAATGCTCGAACGTCTTGATACTGGCGTTGCGATGGGCGACCCCATTTTGAATGGTACGGTCATCATGCAGCTCACCGGCCTTAAACCCGGACCGGGGGTCGGCATTATCCGCGAAGCGCTGATGACTGCGCAGATACAGGGTGATGTCTCCTCGGAAGAGGAAGCCATGGAATTCGTGAGAGAGTACTATAAGAAAGAAAAGCTCGGGTAA